From Ananas comosus cultivar F153 linkage group 8, ASM154086v1, whole genome shotgun sequence, one genomic window encodes:
- the LOC109714324 gene encoding GTPase-activating protein gyp7-like, protein MMCAWAARVERAVGSILARVAGGDAGIWGPAGGRWHAGVAVGVTAAAGLALAAAIVVSSRRGSLRSPWSRRRRKGALTKQQWRSLFTPEGKLVDGGVRFLKIVRSGGIDPSIRAEVWPFLLGVYNLDTSEADRKEIRAKKRKEYIKLRKECQRASTISKEGGKELQESAEANQAACHRSSESSESVGLEVLVNPENSNDDNTELQNLDVPNTSKIEEEERSGITQVDESVEERESDSRSDCRSSDEEPESIPTYSSMEGNTEHSTDLTNLNAPKANVRQSCRTAEDFGTWQRIIRLDAIRANAEWVAYSPVQAAVSKDIAIKSALAVGLKDYDHLEPCRIYHAARLVAVLEAYAVYDPEIGYCQGMSDLLSPMLAVMEEDYEAFWCFVGFMRKARHNFRLDEVGIRRQLNIVSKIIKFKDPHFYRHLEKLQAEDCFFVYRMVVVMFRRELSFDQTLCLWEVVWADQAANRAGIGKSTWGRMRMGPPPTDDLLLYAIAASVLQKRKLIIERYSSMDEIIRECNNMAGQLDVWKLLDDAHNLVANLHDKIE, encoded by the exons ATGATGTGCGCGTGGGCGGCGCGCGTGGAGCGCGCAGTCGGCAGCATCCTCGCGAGGGTCGCCGGCGGCGATGCCGGGATCTGGGGCCCTGCCGGCGGCCGCTGGCATGCCGGCGTCGCCGTCGGCGTCACGGCGGCAGccggcctcgccctcgccgccgccatcgTCGTCTCCTCTCGCAG AGGGAGCTTGAGATCTCCGTGGTCGCGGCGGAGAAGGAAAGGCGCGCTCACGAAGCAGCAGTGGAGGAGTCTCTTCACTCCCGAAGGGAAGCTCGTTGACGGCGGTGTCAGGTTTCTGAAGATAGTGCGAAGCGGG GGGATAGATCCGAGCATCAGGGCGGAAGTTTGGCCTTTCCTTCTTGGAGT CTATAACCTGGACACTTCAGAGGCCGACCGAAAGGAGATTAGAGCAAAGAAAAG GAAAGAATACATAAAACTAAGAAAAGAGTGCCAACGAGCTTCTACCATCAGCAAAGAGGGAGGCAAGGAGCTACAGGAATCAGCGGAAGCCAACCAAGCTGCGTGCCATCGATCGAGTGAGAGCAGTGAATCTGTTGGTCTTGAAGTTTTGGTTAATCCCGAGAACTCTAATGATGACAATACGGAGCTACAAAATCTTGATGTCCCTAACACATCTAAAattgaggaagaagaaaggagtgGTATAACTCAAGTAGATGAATCTGTCGAGGAGAGAGAATCAGATAGTCGATCAGATTGTCGATCATCAGATGAAGAACCGGAAAGCATTCCGACCTACTCCTCTATGGAGGGAAACACGGAACATTCTACCGATCTTACTAACCTTAATGCCCCCAAAGCAAATGTACGTCAGTCTTGTCGAACTGCAGAGGATTTTGGCACTTGGCAACGTATCATACGCCTAGACGCCATCCGGGCTAATGCTGAGTGGGTTGCTTACTCTCCTGTTCAAGCAGCAGTTTCCAAGGACATAGCAATCAAATCTGCTTTAGCTGTAGGATTGAAGGACTATGACCATTTGGAGCCATGCCGCATATACCATGCTGCCCGCCTTGTTGCAGTACTCGAGGCCTATGCAGTTTACGACCCAGAAATTGGCTATTGCCAGGGAATGAGTGACCTCCTTTCACCTATGCTTGCGGTAATGGAAGAAGATTATGAGGCGTTTTGGTGCTTCGTGGGCTTCATGAGAAAAGCACGGCACAATTTTCGGCTTGATGAGGTGGGTATAAGAAGGCAGCTTAATATTGTATCAAAGATAATCAAATTCAAGGACCCACATTTTTATAGGCATTTGGAGAAGCTCCAAGCTGAGGACTGCTTTTTCGTATACAGAATGGTGGTTGTGATGTTTCGAAGGGAGCTTAGTTTTGATCAGACTCTCTGTTTATGGGAGGTCGTGTGGGCTGATCAGGCGGCAAATAGGGCGGGGATTGGGAAGTCTACATGGGGAAGGATGAGGATGGGGCCGCCTCCGACTGATGACTTACTATTGTATGCAATTGCGGCTTCTGTATTACAGAAGAGGAAATTGATAATAGAGAGGTATAGTAGCATGGATGAGATTATTCGAGAGTGCAATAATATGGCGGGGCAACTGGATGTTTGGAAGCTTCTCGACGATGCACATAATCTGGTGGCAAATCTTCATGACAAGATAGAATGA
- the LOC109713770 gene encoding uncharacterized protein LOC109713770: MGSLAIAENKEKQGAEIIYGADECYRHSQELLNELGFPLGVLPLKDLEECGLVRETGFVWMKQKAPYEHFFKGTNTRVRYDSEVTAYVEDKKMKRMTGIRSKQMMLWVPIVEMTMEAGEKIYFKSAVGIGRSFPASAFVDKEAEEEKKEKKSSNAEGEVAA, encoded by the coding sequence ATGGGCTCGCTCGCCATCGCCGAGAACAAGGAGAAGCAAGGCGCGGAGATCATCTACGGCGCCGACGAGTGCTACCGCCACTCGCAGGAGCTGCTCAACGAGCTCGGCTTCCCCCTTGGCGTGCTCCCCCTGAAGGACCTCGAGGAGTGCGGCCTCGTCCGCGAGACCGGGTTCGTGTGGATGAAGCAGAAGGCGCCGTACGAGCACTTCTTCAAGGGGACGAACACGCGCGTGAGGTACGATTCGGAGGTGACGGCGTACGTCGAGGacaagaagatgaagaggatgacgGGGATTAGGAGCAAGCAGATGATGCTGTGGGTGCCGATCGTAGAGATGACCATGGAGGCGGGGGAGAAGATCTACTTCAAGTCGGCGGTCGGGATCGGGCGCTCGTTCCCAGCCTCGGCTTTCGTCGAcaaggaggcggaggaggagaagaaggagaagaagagtagCAATGCTGAGGGGGAAGTGGCTGCTTGA
- the LOC109713973 gene encoding heat shock 70 kDa protein, mitochondrial-like, translating into MAASLVLRAMRRRDLASPLGSLSGNIKSTWAASHLGSKLAGLARPFSAKPAGNDVIGIDLGTTNSCVAVMEGKNPKVIENSEGSRTTPSVVAFNQKGELLVGTPAKRQAVTNPTNTFFGTKRLIGRRFDDPQTQKEMKMVPFKIVKAPNGDAWVEANGQQYSPSQIGAFVLTKMKETAESYLGKSVSKAVITVPAYFNDAQRQATKDAGRIAGLDVQRIINEPTAAALSYGMNNKEGLIAVFDLGGGTFDVSILEISNGVFEVKATNGDTFLGGEDFDNALLEFLVSEFKRSEGIDLSKDRLALQRLREAGEKAKIELSSTSQTEINLPFITADASGAKHLNITLTRSKFESLVNHLIERTREPCKNCLKDAGISIKEVDEVLLVGGMTRVPKVQEIVAEIFGKSPSKGVNPDEAVAMGAAIQGGILRGDVKELLLLDVTPLSLGIETLGGIFTRLINRNTTIPTKKSQVFSTAADNQTQVGIRVLQGEREMAADNKLLGEFELVGIPPAPRGMPQIEVTFDIDANGIVTVSAKDKATSKEQQITIRSSGGLSETEIEKMVKEAELHAQKDQERKALIDVRNNADTTIYSIEKSLSEYRDKIPSEVASEIESAVADLRKEMAGDDIEKIKAKLDAANKAVSKIGQHMAGGSGGAQGGAGGAGGDQAPEAEYEEVKK; encoded by the exons ATGGCGGCGTCGTTGGTGCTCAGAGCCATGCGGCGGCGAGATCTCGCCTCTCCTCTCGGATCG TTATCTGGTAACATAAAATCAACATGGGCTGCATCTCATTTGGGTTCTAAATTGGCAGGTTTGGCCAGGCCATTTAG TGCAAAACCTGCTGGTAATGATGTAATTGGAATTGATTTGGGAACTACCAACTCATGTGTAGCTGTTATGGAGGGAAAG AATCCGAAAGTAATTGAGAATTCAGAAGGATCTAGGACGACGCCATCAGTGGTTGCCTTTAATCAGAAGGGTGAACTGCTTGTTGGGACTCCTGCCAAACGGCAAGCAGTGACCAATCCAACAAACACCTTTTTCGGAACAAAGCGTCTGATTGGCCGCCGCTTTGATGACCCCCAGACCcagaaggagatgaagatggTCCCCTTCAAAATCGTTAAGGCTCCTAATGGAGATGCCTGGGTTGAAGCAAACGGGCAACAGTATTCTCCCAGTCAGATTGGTGCATTTGTTCTAACCAAGATGAAGGAGACTGCTGAATCTTACCTCGGGAAATCTGTTTCCAAGGCAGTAATCACTGTTCCTGCATACTTCAATGATGCACAACGTCAGGCTACGAAAGATGCAGGCCGGATTGCTGGGCTCGATGTCCAGAGAATTATTAATGAGCCCACGGCAGCAGCCTTGTCTTATGGGATGAATAACAAGGAGGGTCTAATTGCCGTTTTTGACCTTGGAGGAGGAACCTTTGATGTCTCCATTTTAGAAATATCTAACGGTGTTTTTGAG GTCAAAGCAACAAATGGTGACACTTTCTTGGGCGGTGAAGATTTCGACAATGCCCTTTTAGAATTTCTAGTAAGTGAATTTAAAAGATCTGAGGGTATCGATCTTTCGAAGGACAGACTTGCTTTGCAGAGGCTTCGAGAGGCTGGCGAGAAGGCCAAGATTGAGCTTTCCTCAACATCCCAGACCGAGATTAATTTGCCATTCATAACAGCCGATGCATCTGGTGCGAAGCATTTGAACATCACCCTGACCAGATCGAAGTTTGAGTCTTTAGTGAATCACCTGATCGAGAGAACCAGAGAACCTTGCAAAAACTGTTTGAAGGATGCTGGGATTTCTATAAAGGAAGTAGATGAGGTCCTTCTTGTTGGTGGGATGACTAGGGTCCCGAAAGTGCAGGAGATAGTTGCTGAGATTTTCGGGAAGAGCCCGAGCAAGGGAGTGAATCCAGATGAAGCTGTCGCAATGGGTGCGGCCATTCAGGGTGGCATTCTTCGAGGAGATGTCAAGGAGCTTCTCCTATTAGATGTCACTCCTCTTTCGCTCGGGATCGAGACCCTCGGTGGTATCTTTACTAGGCTGATTAACAGGAACACAACTATTCCCACCAAGAAAAGCCAG GTGTTCTCCACTGCAGCTGATAACCAAACGCAAGTGGGCATCCGCGTACTGCAAGGTGAGCGCGAGATGGCTGCAGACAACAAGCTTCTTGGTGAGTTTGAGCTTGTCGGCAtccctcccgctcctcgtggcATGCCCCAGATTGAGGTCACCTTCGATATCGATGCCAATGGAATTGTAACAGTCTCCGCCAAGGATAAGGCCACAAGTAAAGAGCAGCAGATCACCATTCGATCCTCTGGCGGCCTCTCTGAGACCGAGATCGAGAAAATGGTCAAGGAAGCGGAGCTCCATGCACAAAAAGACCAGGAAAGGAAAGCTCTTATCGATGTGAGGAACAATGCCGATACTACCATTTATAGCATAGAGAAGAGCTTGAGCGAGTATAGGGATAAGATACCATCTGAAGTGGCGTCAGAAATAGAGTCTGCCGTGGCCGATTTGAGGAAAGAGATGGCAGGTGATGATATTGAGAAGATAAAGGCGAAGCTTGATGCGGCGAATAAGGCTGTCTCAAAGATTGGGCAGCACATGGCCGGTGGGTCGGGTGGGGCCCAGGGCGGTGCTGGTGGTGCTGGCGGTGATCAGGCGCCAGAGGCCGAGTACGAAGAGGTTAAGAAGTGA